Within Actinoplanes sp. L3-i22, the genomic segment GTAGTAGACCGGCGCCGGGAAAAGATCACCGATCAGCGTCGAGCCGGTGGCGAAGTAGGCGATGGACAGCGCCAGGAACAGCGGGTTCAGCAGGAACGTCAGCGGCGTGCCGTACGTCATCAGCAGGAACGCCAGCCAGCGGTGCAGGCCCATCCCGGCGGCCGAGCGGAACGGCCGGCGGCTGTGCACCAGCGCGGTCTGCAGATAGCCGCCCTTCCAGCGACGCTGCTGCTTGTCCACGACCCGGCTGGAGATCGGGGCCTCTTCCAGCGTCACCGACGCCAGCAGATCCACGCGATAACCGGCCGCGGCCAGACGAGCCCCGAGATCGGCGTCCTCGGTCAGGTTGTGCGGATCCCAGACCAGCCCGCCGGGGAGCGCGACCTCCTGCAGGACGTTGACCCGGAAGTGGTTCGAGGTGCCGCCCAGCGGGACCGGCAGCCCGAGGCGGGCCAGGCCGGGCAGGAACTTGCGGAAGTGGACCTTGTAGCCGACCCAGTAGAGCGCCGAGACCCAGTTGGTGTCGTCGTTCCAGAACACCAGCTCGGCCTGCAGACAGACGACATCACGACGGGCCAGGCGGAACGTCGACACCGAGAGCAGCAGCTGATCGGGGTCGGGCCGGTCCTCGGCGTCGTAGATCGTCACGTACCGGCAGCCGTCGGCCACCACGATCGGGAACGCCACGTTCATCGCGTTCGGCTTCGTCTTCGGACCACCCGGCGGGATCACCACCACCACGACATGACCCCACGGGCCCTGCGGCCTCGTCCCGTCACCGTGCACCCGCAGCCCGATCGCGGCGGCCGCGGCCAAGGTCTCCTCGTCGTCCTGCTCGATCAGGATGTAGACGTGCAGCTTCTCCCGCGGATAGTGCAGCTGGCTCACGCGCGCGACGAGCCGGCGCAGCATGTTCGCCTCGTGGTGCACCGGCAGCAGCACGCCGTAGTGCGGAAGCTCCCGGGAGGACGGCAGCACGTTCGACAGGAGCAGGCGGTGCCGGCGGCCGGCCGCGGTCACGAAGAGTTTGAACAACGCGAAAACGAGGTAGAAGGCGATGAACGCGCCGACCACTCCGGTTGCTGTCAGTCGTGGATAGCGAAACAATCCGTAACCGAGGGCAAGCAGAACGAGTCCGGCCAATACCTTCTGCCCGGTGCTGAGCAGTTTCGCAGCCGTCCGGTCAGAGCGACTATTTACCGCGTTCACCGTTTCTTCGACCATGCCGCTCTACCCCCGCATGCAGCCCGTTCACGCGTCCGATAATCGAAGCTGACACGTGCCGGATAGCAGGGTAGGTAGCTGCGCGGGGTCCCGCAACCCGGCAGATCGCCCATGTGGTAGGCCGACCGGTCGTCCATTTCCAGCACAATTCTGACGGTTTATGCCCCGCAGCAGGCGCTGATTCATTGCTTCAGCGTTACGCGCGGGAGGCCAGGAGGCGCGCCGGGCAAGAAATGTGAATCTGGTCTCGAACCCTCAGGTCGGGCATCCTCCCGAACCGTTTCAGTCCGTCCCGACCTGCGGCTGCGACACCTCGCCGGCGCCGTAAAAAAGGCCTAGCTGATGTGGCCCTGCTCGCGGGCCCACTTGAGCAGTTCCGCCTCGGCCTCGTCGTGATCCAGCGGCCCGCGGTCGAGGCGCAGCTCCTTCAGGTGGCGCCAGGCCTGGCCGACGATCGGGCCGGGCGGCACGCCGAGCAGCTCCATGATCGCGTTGCCGTCCAGGTCCGGGCGGACCTTGGCCAGGTCCTCCTCGGCGGCGATCCGGTCGATCCGCACCTCGAGCGCGTCGTAGTCGGCGGCCAGGCCGGCCGCCTTGCGCCGGTTGCGGGTGGTCACGTCGGAGCGGGTCAGCTTGTGCAGGCGGGACAGCAGCGGGCCGGCGTCGGTGACGTAGCGGCGCACCGCGGAGTCGGTCCACTCGCCCCGGCCGTAGCCGTAGAACCGCAGATGCAGCGCGACCAGGCCGACCACGTCGGTGGTGACGTCCTTGGGGTACTTCATGGCTTTCATCCGCTGCTTGGTGAGCCGCGCCCCGACCACCTCGTGGTGGTGGAAGCTGACCCGCCCGTCGCGGCCGACCGCCTTGGTGGCCGGCTTGCCGACGTCGTGCATCAGCGCGGCCATCCGCAGTACGAAGTCGGGGCCCTCGTCGCCCTCGAGCCGCATCGCGTTCATCACCACGATCAGGGTGTGCTCGTAGACGTCCTTGTGCTGGGCGTGCTCGTCGATCTCCAGCTTCAGGCCGGCGATCTCCGGCAGGAAGCGGTCGGCCAGGCCGGTGTCGACGAGCAGCCGCAGGCCGGCGATCGGGTCGGCGCCGCAGATCAGCTTGGTGAACTCGTCCCGGATCCGTTCCGCGGTGATCCGGTCGAGATCAGCTGCCATGCCCCGCATCGCCGCGATGACCGGTTCGTCCACGGTGAACTGCAGCTTTGCCGCGAATCGGGCGGCGCGCAGCATCCGAAGTGGATCATCGCCGAAGGAGAGCTCCGGCGCGGCCGGTGTCCGGATCGTCCGGGACGCCAGGTCGGCGACCCCGCCGAACGGGTCGGTGAACTCGTGACCCGGCAGGGACACCGCCATCGCGTTGATGGTGAAGTCGCGCCGGCCCAGGTCGTCGAGGAGGGAGTCGCCGTAGCGCACCACCGGGTTGCGGCTGACCCCGTCGTACGCCTCGGCGCGGAACGTGGTGATCTCGATCCGCACACCGTTCTTCTGGATGCCGATCGTGCCGAACTCGCGGCCGGTCTCCCAGATCGCGTCGGCCCAGCTCTGCACGACCGCGAGGGTCTGCTCGGGCCGGGCGTCGGTGCAGAAGTCGAGGTCGTCGCCGAGGCGACCGAGCAACGCGTCCCGGACCGAGCCGCCCACCAGGTGCAACTCGTGGCCGGCGGCGCCGAAACGGCGCCCCAGCTCGTCGGCTAGCGGGGACACGCGGAGCAACTCGGCGACCGCGTTCTGCTGGGCATCGTTCAGAACAGACATGGGGTTACCAGGTTAGTCGCTTTGGTTACCCAGGACTCCGCCGGGCAGGATGGGACACGTGCCCGTTTCTGAGGTGCTGCGCCGGTTGAGCCTGGAACCCGGGTTCTGGACCGGCGAGATCAGCGATCCCGACCTCCTCCCTGAGCTGCTCCGCGTCTCCTTTCCGGTGGTCGACGGCTACGCCCTGATCCTCGAGATCGAGCAGCCCTCCGGCGAGCGGACGCTCGGCCTGCGCCGGCCGGTCGCCAGCGAGCCGGTCCAGATCGGCTGGGCGCCGGCCGGTGGGCCGTACCCCGCTTCGCTGCGCTGGTGGGAACTGGAGACGTGCGCCCGGGTGATCGCGCTGGCCGATCCGACCCTGCCGCATCCGGGCCTGGTCGTCGCGCTGCTCGGGCCGTTCGCCCCGCCGACCGCCGACGACGACACGGCGGCCGTGGCGGCGGTGCGCGAGGCGGCGTACCGGTCGCTGCGCCGCGAGGTGCCGCCGCCCGCGCCCACCGGGCCGGAGCAGACGCCGCTGCCGCTCTTCACCGACGATCGCTGGTGGCCGGCACCGGCGGCGCCGTCGCCGCAGGTGCTGGACGAGGCCGCGATCGCGGAGCTGAGCCACCCGGCGCGGGCGATCGAAGAGGTCCGCGCGGACAAACGGTTTCCCCACGAAGACCTGACCGATTTGGTACGCCGAGCCACCGCCCGCCTCGCCGACCTGCCCGAGCAGGAGTGGTACGCCACCACCCGCCCGCTGGCCCGGCGCATCGCCGACTCCGGGGACCTGGGTCCGCTGCCCGATCTGCTCGGCGCGCTGACCGAGGCCGGCTGCGACCATCCGACCGTGCTGGATGCGCTGAGTGAGCCGCTCGTACCGCTGGAGGCATGCTGGGTCGTGGAGACGCTGGCCGGCGCGGAACCTGGCACCCTCCTGCGTCACCATGTGTGACCTTGTTCTTAAGGTGGCCCAGTCTTCTATGGTGGCTCCAACATCGGTACGGCTCGGGAGGCATGGGTGAACGGCGGCCTGTACCGCAGCACGCACGCGGCGCCGGACGGCGAACCGCGACCGGAGGACGGCGTCACGGTCGTCTCGGTCGACGACCAGCTGCCGACCGCCGGTGGTGACCAGGCGCTGCCCCCGGAGAACGTCCCGGGGGACGGCGACGGCAGCACCACCGGGCAGAGCGCGATCATGGCGATCGGCAGCCTGGTCAGCCGGATCATCGGCTTCGTCCGCAACGCGCTGATCGGCATGGCGCTCGGCGCCGGCGTCGGCGACGCGTACACCAGCGCCCAGTTCCTGCCGAACCAGATCTACGAGCTGCTGCTCGGCGGCATCCTGTCCAGCGTGCTGATCCCGCTGCTGGTGCGGCGGCGCAAGGCGGACCCGGACGGCGGCCAGGCGTTCACCCAGAAACTGCTCACCTTCGCGGTGGTCAGCCTCGGCCTGGCGGCGCTGCTGGTGGTGGCGGCCGCCCCGGTGATCACCGCGATCCAGGCCAGCTCGGAGAACAGCGCGGCCTACAAGGACCTGGTCACCCACTTCGCGTACCTGATCCTGCCGATCATCTTCTTCACCGGCGTCTCCGCGCTGATCGGCGCGGTGCTGAACGTGCGCGGGCACTTCGCCGCGCCGATGTGGGCGCCGATCCTGAACAACCTGGTGGTGATCGCCACCGCCGGCCTGTTCCTGCTGATCTTCGGCCGCGGTGTGACCGTGGAGAACATCACCGTCGCGCAGATCGCCCTGGTCGGCGGCGGCACCCTGCTCGGCATGGTGGTGCAGGCGCTCGGCCTGCTGCCGGCGCTGCGCAAGGTCGGCTTCCGCTGGAAGTTCAACTGGGACCCGCGCTCGCTCGGCCTCGGCGAGATCGGCCGGCTGGCCGGCTGGATGCTCTGCTACGTCGCGGCCAACCAGGTCGCCGTCTTCGTCATGGTCAAGATCCTGAACCGGGTTGCCGGCAAGGGCAGCGCCAGCGTGCTGGCCTTCAACAACGTCTTCCTGCTGACCATGATGGCGCACGGCATCATCGGCGTCTCGGTGATGACCGCGTTGCTGCCGAAGATGAGCGCGGCCGCCGCCGAGGGCCGGTTCGCCGACGTCAGCGCGGACCTCACCCGGGGCATCAAGCTCACCGTGGCCGCGCTCGCGCCGATCTCGGTGATCTACGCGGTGCTCGGCGTGCCGATCTCGGTGATGCTCTTCGAGGGCGGCAACTACACCCACGCCGAGGCGCTGGACACCGGCACGGTGCTGACCGTCGCGGCGTTCGCCGTCATCCCGCTGTCGGTGAGCTACCTCTGCACGTACGCGTTCTACTCGCTGCAGGGCAACAAGACCGTCTCGCTGATCAACCTGCCGGTGGTGGTGATCCGGATCGTCGCGTACCTGGTCCTCGCCGCGATGCTGAGCAAGGGCCTGCTGGCCGCCGGGATGACCGCCGCCAACGCGATCTCGTACCTGGTCTCGGCGGTGCTCTCGCTCATCGTGCTGCGCCGCAAGGTGGGCCGGCTCAACCTCGGCTCGGTGGCCTCCTCGCTGCTCCGGGTCGCGATCGCCGCGGCGGTGGCCGCCGCGCTCGGCTACCTGGTGGTGCGCCTGCTGCCGGGCGCCGGCTCGCCGGACGGCCGGGTCCAGTCGCTGGTCCAGCTCGTCGTCGGCGGCGCGGTGATCCTGGTCGCCTACCTGGTCGCCGCGATCATGCTGCGGGTCCAGGAGATCAGCCAGGTCGTCGGCATGGTGCGCCGCAAAATCGGCCGCTGATCGGCCCGGCGCGTGCCAGACCTGCCCTGAACAGGTGCTTTTCACCCGGACTGCAGGGAAAACCACCCGTTCGTACGGGGCCGCGCCGATGCCGCGCCGGGGGGACGACCTGCCGGAGCATGGCCGAGTACGGGTATGGTCGTTGTCGGCATGTGCTCGGGCACACCATTGCCTTGAGCACCCATGGCATGCACCACCGAGGGAGGACTGGTGACCCAGGTCGGCGAAGGCCACGAGACCGCGGCCGACGAGGCCGGACCGGTTTTGACCTTCGGTGAACCCGCCGTCGGTGAGATCCTGGCCGAGCGTTATCAGCTCGAGCAGCACGTCAACAACGACAGCGCCGGCCGCCAGGTCTGGCGCGGGATCGATGTGGTGCTGCGGCGACCGGTCGCCGTCGTGCTCCGGCACCCCGGTGGCGACTCCGCCGCCGAGATGCTGCAGGCCGCGGTCGCCGCGAGTCGGGTGCTCCACCCCAATCTGGTCGGTGTCTACGACGCCATCGACGAAGAGCAGCGCGCTTACGTGGTGCGCGAGTGGGTCGACGGCGAGTCGCTGCGCGATCTGATCGCCGCCGAGGGTCCGCTGGACCCGTCCCGGGCGATCGCGATCGCCCATTCGATCGCCGACGCCCTGACCGCCGTGCACGCCACCGGGATGATCCACGGCAACGTGCACCCCGGCACCGCGCTGATCGGCGACGACAACCGCGTGGTCCTGGCGGATGCCCGGGCCGACGCGGCGGACAGTCCGGAGGCCGATGTCCGTGCGGTCGGTGGCCTGCTCTACTTCGCGCTCACCGGCCACTGGCCGCAGGCCGAGACCGGGCGCGCCGCGCTGCCGGACGCGATCCGCGACAGTGCCGGCACGCCGGCCGCCCCGCGGCAGTCCCGGGCCGGAGTCCCGGCCTACCTCGACGATCTGACGATGGACCTGTTGGATCGCCGGGTCGCGGTGCCGTCCGCGGAGGCGCTCACCGCCGAGCTCGGCCGGCTGGACGCGGCGGCCGAGGAGGAGGAGTTCGAGGACGTCGGCCCGCTGCGGTTCGTGCAGGCCGGTGGCGCTCCGAGCGAGTCCGCCCGGAGCACGCCCAAGATCCTGCTCGGGGTCGGCGCGCTGGTGATCATCGCGGTGATCGGTCTGGTCTTCGGCATCCGCGCGATCAACAACTCGAGCAAGCCGGACGCGTCGGCCTCCACACCGGTCCAGGCCGGCGCGGGTGCCCAGCCCGACGGCGCCGGCACGGCCAGTGAGGACCCGCTCGGCCCGCCCAAGCAGATCCCGCTGACCGCCGACATGGTCCGGATCGTCGACCCGCCGAACGGCGAGCGCAAGGACACCGGCGAGTCGGACTTCGTGGTCGACAACGACCCGAAGACCGCCTGGCAGCTGTCGTACTATCTGCAGCCGAACTTCGGCGGCGGCAAGCCCGGCATGGGGGTCCTGATCCACCTGCCGGAGGCGCGGGCGCTCTCCGAGGTCCGGGTCGCGTTGTCCGCCCCCGGCGCCGTCGTCGACCTCCGGGTCGGCACCAAGGACCCGGGCGACAACTCGAACGGCGACAAGCAGATCGTCAAGACCTACACCAAGGTCAGCGACGCCGACAGCGCCGACACCAACACCGGCGACAAGCAGATCCTGAACGGCTTCGACCCGGACAAGAAGTACCAGTACGTACTGGTCTTCATCACCAAGTTGCCACGCAACGAGGACACCCCGGGTTACCAGGTCGACGTCAACGACATTCAGCTGTACGGCTACTGAGCAGCGCTTTCGAGCGGTGTTTCAGGGGCGGTTCCCGGTCGGGGAACCGCCCCTGTTTCGTGACGCGGGGTGACACCACGCGGACCGCACGGATGGCATACATTGCTGGCGTGACTTTCCGGGACGTACCGCCCGGCGGACCCGGTGGGGGCGACCCCGAGCCGAGCGACGCCGAGCTGGTGCGTGCCCACGTCGCCGGTGATCCGGAGGCGTTCGGCGAGCTGGTCCGCCGGCACCGGGACCGGCTCTGGGCGGTCGCCCTGCGCACCACCGGGGACCGCGAGGAGGCCGCCGACGCGGTCCAGGACGCGCTGCTCTCGGCACACCGGGCGGCCGCGAGTTTCCGTGGCGACTCGGCCGTCACCACCTGGCTGCACCGGATCGTGGTGAACGCCTGCCTGGACCGGCTCCGCCGGCGCCGGGCGCACCCGACCGTCCCGCTGCCGGACGGCAGCCGGGACGACCAGCCGACCGGTCCGGAACCGGTCGCCCCCACCCCGGACCAGGACACCGTGCTGCTCGTCCGGGACGCGCTCGCCGCCCTGCCGGTCGACCAGCGCGCCGCGATCGTCCTGGTCGACGTGCAGGGGTACGGGGTGGCCGAGGCCGCCGAGATGCTCGGGATCGCCGAGGGGACGGTGAAGAGCCGGTGCGCCCGCGGCCGGGCCCGGATGGCGCTGTCGTTGCGCGAGCTGCGGGACGGTCACAGTGACTCGGGGCACGATGGGAACCGGACCGGTGGCGGGGACGTCCCATCCAGGTCGAGTGGCACGGTGACGTCGCCACCGACCGGGCGTGAACGGAGGGACCAGCGGTGACGGGCGCCGAGTTCCACGGGGTCGACATCGACCTGCTGGCCGACTATGTCGGTGGCGCCCTGGACGGCACCCCGGAGTCGGAGCGGGTGGCCGCGCTGATCGCCGCCGAGCCGGCCTGGCAGGACGCCTACGAGCTGCTGGCGCCGGAGATGGCGACCGTCGGGGCGCTGCTCGGCGACCTGCCGGTGGAGCCGATGCCGGCGGACGTGGTGGCTCGACTGGACGCCGTGCTGGCTCGCGAGCCGCTTCCGGTGCCGGCCGAGGCGGTGCCCGTCGATGCGGTCGTGAGCCCGGCTGACGCCGTACCGCAAGCGGTCTTGGATCTTGCCGAGCGGCGCCGCAAGCGCGGCAACAACCGCTGGGTCCGCATCGCCGCGCCGATCGGCATCGCCGCCGGCGTCGTCGGCCTGTTCGGGTACGGCCTGCTCAGCCAGTCGCAGGACAGCGCCGACGACGCGGCTTCCTCCTCGAAGGCCGCGGCGGGGGATGCCGGCGGCATGGTGGCCGCGGCGCCCGCCGAGACCATGGCCAGCGGCAACGACTACACCCTCGGCACGCTCGGCCAGCTGGTGAACCGCACCACCGGCGAGAGCCTGGCCGGCTCGAGCCAGCCGCGGAGCCAACTGCCGAGCGAGCCGCAGAGCGAGACCAACTTCGCCGGCGACGATGTCCGGCTGGCCCGGCTGCGGGCCCCGGACGCGCTGCTGGACTGCCTCGACGCGATCGCCCAGGAGAACGGTGGCGGCCTGCTCAGCGTCCTGTCGGTCGACTACGCCCGGTTCACCGGTAAACCGGCGCTGGTGGTCCGGTTCACCGCGGCCAACGGCGAGTGGGCCTGGGCCAGTGGCGTCGACTGCGGATTGCCCGGTGGCGACGCGGACACCCTGGGTTCCGTCCCGGTACGCTGAGCAGCACCCCCGGCGTGAGGTCGGACACGAGCCGGACCGGGGGGAATGGTGAATGCCTAGCATGGCGTTCTACCGGCGTGGACACATACCTGGAGGAGTCGGCAGTGGACGAGGTCCGCAATCTGATCATCATCGGTTCGGGGCCCTCCGGCTATACGGCGGCGTTGTATGCCGCCCGCGCCGAGCTGAAGCCTTTGGTGATCGAGGGCGTGCAGTCCGGCGGTGCGCTGATGACGACCACCGAGGTGGAGAACTTCCCCGGTCACCGCGACGGCATCATGGGCCCGGAGCTCATGGACAACATGCGCGCGCAGGCCGAGAAGTTCGGTGCCGAGTTCATCACCGACGACGTGAGCCGCGTCGAGCTGACCGACAAGCCCACCGAGGCCGGCACCGAGGGCCTCAAGACAGTCTGGGTCGGCGACCAGCAGTACTTCGCCCGCGCCGTGATCCTGGCGACCGGCTCCGCGTGGCGCCCGATCGGTGTGCCCGGCGAGCAGGAGCTGCTCGGCCACGGCGTGTCGGCCTGTGCCACCTGTGACGGCTTCTTCTTCCGCAACCAGCACATCGTGGTGGTCGGCGGCGGTGACTCCGCGATGGAGGAGGCGACGTTCCTCACCCGCTTCGCCGAGACGGTGACGATCGTGCACCGGCGGGACAGCTTCCGGGCCAGCAAGGTCATGCAGAAGCGCGCGTTCGACAACGAGAAGATCAAGGTCGAGTGGAACTCGGTCGTCGAGGAGGTTCTCGGCGAGGACGGCAAGGTCGTCGGCGTTCGATTGAAGAACGTGGTTTCTGGGGAAACCAGGGTTCTCGACGTGACCGGCGTGTTCGTGGCGATCGGCCACGACCCGCGCAGCGAGCTCTTCAAGGGTCAGGTCGAGCTGGACGACGAGGGCTATGTGAAGGTGCAGTCGCCCAGCACCCGGACCAACGTCGCGGGTGTGTTCGCCGCGGGTGACCTGGTCGACCACACGTACCGGCAGGCCATCACCGCATCCGGCACCGGTTGTGCCGCGGCGCTGGACGCCGAGCGCTTCATCGCTTCATTCGTAGAGCTGTAAGACCGGGAGGGTCCTCGTGAAGGTCGTCACCGACAAGTCGTTCGCCGTCGACGTGCTGGAGTCCGACAAGCCAGTGCTGGTGGATTTCTGGGCCGAGTGGTGTGTGCCGTGCAGGAAGGTCGACCCGCTGCTCGCCGAGATCGCCGACTCGGAGCTGGGCTCGCAGGTGGAGATCGTCAAGGTCAACATTGACGAGAACCCGCAGACGGCGCTCGCCTACCAGGTGATGTCGGTGCCGACCCTGGCCATCTTCAAGGGTGGCGAACGGGTGAACCTGGTGACCGGTGCGAAGCCGAAGAGTTTCCTGGTCAACTTCATCGAATCGGCTCTCTGATCGTTTTCTGCCGCCCCGCGTCCGCACTGGGACGCGGGGCGCTCTTTGTCCGCCGGAGTACGCTCCGGAAGGTCGTCCCTTCTCGCCCCTAGGGAGTCGTGAGTGCGGTCCATCCGACGCGGAGACACCGGTCCTGCCGTTTCCGAGATCCGGTCGATCCTGGCCGGCCTGGAATTGCTGACCGAGCTGGAACCGGACCTCTTCGACGAGAGTCTGGAGAATGCCGTCCGGGCCTTCCAGCAGAGCCGTGGCCTCGGAGTGGACGGCATGGTCGGTGACGAGACCTGGCGTGCGCTGGACGGCGCACGCTGGCGGCTCGGCGCGCGCACCCTGTTCCACTCCGTGCCGGACGCGCTGACCGGGGAGGACGTTCGCGCCCTGCAGGAGCGCATGCTCGAGATGGGCTACGACGCCGGCCGGTCCGACTCGGTCTACGGCGCACGGACCGCCCGGGCGGTCGCCCAGTTCCAGCGCGAGGTCGGCCTCACCCCGGACGGATCCTGCGGCCCGCAGACCATGAAGGCGCTGCGCCGGCTCGGCCGCAAGGTCGTCGGCGGCCGCCCGCAGTGGCTGCGCGAGGCCGAGGCGTTCCGCCAGTCCGGGCCGAACCTGGTCGGCAAGACCATCGTGATCGACCCCGGTCACGGCGGTGGCGACGACTCCGGCGTGGTGGTGCCCGACGGGCCGCTCCGCTGGACCGAGGCGGACCTGGTGTTCGACCTCGCCGCCCGGCTCGAGGGCCGGCTGGCCGCGGCCGGCATGCGGGTGCACCTGACCCGCGGCCCGCAGCCCGCCGAGCCGATGAGCGGCGCCGACCGGGCCGCGCTGGCCAACAGCCTCGGCGCCGACCTGCTGATCTCGCTGCACCTCGACGGGCAGGAGTCGACGGCCGCGGAAGGCGTGGCGACCTACCACTACGGGACCGACAGCGGGACCAGTTCGACCGTCGGTGAACGGCTCGCCCACCTGGTGCAGCGCGAGATCGTCGTGCGGACCGGGATGCACGACTGCCGGACCCACGCCAAGACCTGGGATCTGCTGCGGCTGACCCGGATGCCGACGGTCCGGGTGGACCTGGGTTACCTGACCTCGCCGGTGGATCGCGAGCGGCTGATCAACCCGATGTTCCGGGAGCAGATCGTGGAGGCCGTGCTGGCCGCGGTGCAGCGGATGTACTTCCCGGTCGAGCGGGACGTGCCGACCGGGTCGATCGACGTGCGGCAGCTGCGGATGGCGCTGGCCGAGCGTACGTAGGCAATCGTGTTTTGATCTTTGGCTTTTTCTGCCCTTTTGCTCTTCGGGCCCGCGGCTAGTTCTCGATGGAACTGGTCGCGGGCATCGGGCGGAGCAGCTTCTCCGGGCTCATCGAGCCGAGCAGCTTCTCCAGCGCGTATTCGACATCCGACTTCCAGGACAGCGCGGTGCGCAGCTCCAGGCGCAGCCGCGGGTAACGCGGGTGCGGGCGGACCGTCTTGAAGCCCACCGACAGGAAGAAGTCGACCGGCGCGACACACGCGCCCTCCTTCTCCTCGTCCGGCTTCGCGTCGCCGAACGCCTCGATCGCCTTCACCCCGCGCTTGGTCAGATCACGGGCGACGCCCTGCACGAGCATCCGGCCCAGGCCGCCGCCGGCGAACGCGGGCACCACGTTGGCCGTGGTGAGCAGCGCGGCATCGGCGCTGACCGGGGACGTGGGGAACGCCATCGAGCGGGGCACGTAGGCGGGTGGCGCGTACATCACGAAGCCGGCCGGCATGCCGTCGACATACGCCAACTTTCCGCAGGAACCCCACTCCAGGAGCGTCTGGGAAACCCACGCCTCCTTCTCCAGACCCGGATCGCCGGAGGCACAGGCCCGCTCGGCGGAGACCGGATCCAGCTCCCAATAGACACATGCCCGGCACGGCCGGGGCAGGTCCTCGAGAGTGTCGAGGGTGAGATTGACCAGGCGTCGCGACATCGCGGGACCCCCTGCGCTGGCTGGACGGACCGAAACCGGCGCTGGCCGCGCCCTGGAAATCGTACGTCGTTATACCCATGAACGGGAGCAGGTCGGACAATGGGTGACCCCTCTCGATGCACTCGGCGTTTAGGCTGGCCGGAGTTCACGTTTAGTTCGAGGGGTGAGAGCCGAATGACCGGTACTACTCAGGATGACTACACCGATCGGTATGCGCGCCGGGTCCGGGGAATGACGACGTCGGAGATCCGGGCGCTGTTCGCCGTCGCCAGCCGGCCCGAGGTCGTGTCGCTGGCCGGTGGGTCGCCGTACATTGCCGCGCTGCCGCTGGACGCGGTCGGCGAGATGCTCAACCGGCTCGGCTCCGAGCAGGGCGCCACCAGCCTGCAGTACGGAATCGGTCAGGGCACGATCGAGCTGCGCGAGCAGATCTGCGAGGTGATGAGCCTGTCCG encodes:
- a CDS encoding glycosyltransferase family 2 protein, with the protein product MVGAFIAFYLVFALFKLFVTAAGRRHRLLLSNVLPSSRELPHYGVLLPVHHEANMLRRLVARVSQLHYPREKLHVYILIEQDDEETLAAAAAIGLRVHGDGTRPQGPWGHVVVVVIPPGGPKTKPNAMNVAFPIVVADGCRYVTIYDAEDRPDPDQLLLSVSTFRLARRDVVCLQAELVFWNDDTNWVSALYWVGYKVHFRKFLPGLARLGLPVPLGGTSNHFRVNVLQEVALPGGLVWDPHNLTEDADLGARLAAAGYRVDLLASVTLEEAPISSRVVDKQQRRWKGGYLQTALVHSRRPFRSAAGMGLHRWLAFLLMTYGTPLTFLLNPLFLALSIAYFATGSTLIGDLFPAPVYYTATALLLVGNFGIMLELVQTTLSEAQQTKGRFGLLKYMFMAQVMWLWMSVSTYIAVFEMLTGKRGWHKTPHGHAESDDDLEPGLSLPVHVPQPRQPLSPQQHQALPPHQPVPQQQYQQPVQPQPVQQYRQQPVQPRPPVPVQPQQQPGDKPAVVLEFLTPGAQ
- a CDS encoding CCA tRNA nucleotidyltransferase, with the translated sequence MSVLNDAQQNAVAELLRVSPLADELGRRFGAAGHELHLVGGSVRDALLGRLGDDLDFCTDARPEQTLAVVQSWADAIWETGREFGTIGIQKNGVRIEITTFRAEAYDGVSRNPVVRYGDSLLDDLGRRDFTINAMAVSLPGHEFTDPFGGVADLASRTIRTPAAPELSFGDDPLRMLRAARFAAKLQFTVDEPVIAAMRGMAADLDRITAERIRDEFTKLICGADPIAGLRLLVDTGLADRFLPEIAGLKLEIDEHAQHKDVYEHTLIVVMNAMRLEGDEGPDFVLRMAALMHDVGKPATKAVGRDGRVSFHHHEVVGARLTKQRMKAMKYPKDVTTDVVGLVALHLRFYGYGRGEWTDSAVRRYVTDAGPLLSRLHKLTRSDVTTRNRRKAAGLAADYDALEVRIDRIAAEEDLAKVRPDLDGNAIMELLGVPPGPIVGQAWRHLKELRLDRGPLDHDEAEAELLKWAREQGHIS
- the murJ gene encoding murein biosynthesis integral membrane protein MurJ, which codes for MNGGLYRSTHAAPDGEPRPEDGVTVVSVDDQLPTAGGDQALPPENVPGDGDGSTTGQSAIMAIGSLVSRIIGFVRNALIGMALGAGVGDAYTSAQFLPNQIYELLLGGILSSVLIPLLVRRRKADPDGGQAFTQKLLTFAVVSLGLAALLVVAAAPVITAIQASSENSAAYKDLVTHFAYLILPIIFFTGVSALIGAVLNVRGHFAAPMWAPILNNLVVIATAGLFLLIFGRGVTVENITVAQIALVGGGTLLGMVVQALGLLPALRKVGFRWKFNWDPRSLGLGEIGRLAGWMLCYVAANQVAVFVMVKILNRVAGKGSASVLAFNNVFLLTMMAHGIIGVSVMTALLPKMSAAAAEGRFADVSADLTRGIKLTVAALAPISVIYAVLGVPISVMLFEGGNYTHAEALDTGTVLTVAAFAVIPLSVSYLCTYAFYSLQGNKTVSLINLPVVVIRIVAYLVLAAMLSKGLLAAGMTAANAISYLVSAVLSLIVLRRKVGRLNLGSVASSLLRVAIAAAVAAALGYLVVRLLPGAGSPDGRVQSLVQLVVGGAVILVAYLVAAIMLRVQEISQVVGMVRRKIGR
- a CDS encoding protein kinase family protein, with protein sequence MACTTEGGLVTQVGEGHETAADEAGPVLTFGEPAVGEILAERYQLEQHVNNDSAGRQVWRGIDVVLRRPVAVVLRHPGGDSAAEMLQAAVAASRVLHPNLVGVYDAIDEEQRAYVVREWVDGESLRDLIAAEGPLDPSRAIAIAHSIADALTAVHATGMIHGNVHPGTALIGDDNRVVLADARADAADSPEADVRAVGGLLYFALTGHWPQAETGRAALPDAIRDSAGTPAAPRQSRAGVPAYLDDLTMDLLDRRVAVPSAEALTAELGRLDAAAEEEEFEDVGPLRFVQAGGAPSESARSTPKILLGVGALVIIAVIGLVFGIRAINNSSKPDASASTPVQAGAGAQPDGAGTASEDPLGPPKQIPLTADMVRIVDPPNGERKDTGESDFVVDNDPKTAWQLSYYLQPNFGGGKPGMGVLIHLPEARALSEVRVALSAPGAVVDLRVGTKDPGDNSNGDKQIVKTYTKVSDADSADTNTGDKQILNGFDPDKKYQYVLVFITKLPRNEDTPGYQVDVNDIQLYGY
- the sigM gene encoding RNA polymerase sigma factor SigM; amino-acid sequence: MAYIAGVTFRDVPPGGPGGGDPEPSDAELVRAHVAGDPEAFGELVRRHRDRLWAVALRTTGDREEAADAVQDALLSAHRAAASFRGDSAVTTWLHRIVVNACLDRLRRRRAHPTVPLPDGSRDDQPTGPEPVAPTPDQDTVLLVRDALAALPVDQRAAIVLVDVQGYGVAEAAEMLGIAEGTVKSRCARGRARMALSLRELRDGHSDSGHDGNRTGGGDVPSRSSGTVTSPPTGRERRDQR
- the trxB gene encoding thioredoxin-disulfide reductase, whose amino-acid sequence is MDEVRNLIIIGSGPSGYTAALYAARAELKPLVIEGVQSGGALMTTTEVENFPGHRDGIMGPELMDNMRAQAEKFGAEFITDDVSRVELTDKPTEAGTEGLKTVWVGDQQYFARAVILATGSAWRPIGVPGEQELLGHGVSACATCDGFFFRNQHIVVVGGGDSAMEEATFLTRFAETVTIVHRRDSFRASKVMQKRAFDNEKIKVEWNSVVEEVLGEDGKVVGVRLKNVVSGETRVLDVTGVFVAIGHDPRSELFKGQVELDDEGYVKVQSPSTRTNVAGVFAAGDLVDHTYRQAITASGTGCAAALDAERFIASFVEL